From one Allorhizobium ampelinum S4 genomic stretch:
- a CDS encoding glutathione S-transferase family protein, whose amino-acid sequence MSAITLYNYDLDENCYRVRLLLSCLDVAYETLAIDMVPGREEQTPTMLALNPLGELPVLKDGEQVLYGTQAILAHLARVYDPSGTWLPLDPAVFSGVMQWTLFSAAPLGCAVTARRVALFGGPGDVEVLKASSRAAFRIMDDHMTLRQMDGCEWFAGAGPTIADLALFPSFALSRDYGIDHDEFPALRRWIRRFRTVAGFRTMPGIPDYH is encoded by the coding sequence ATGTCTGCGATCACGCTTTACAATTACGATCTGGACGAGAACTGCTACCGGGTGCGTCTGTTGCTGTCCTGTCTTGATGTAGCCTATGAAACCCTCGCCATCGACATGGTGCCGGGCCGGGAGGAACAGACCCCGACGATGCTGGCGCTCAATCCGCTCGGCGAGCTTCCGGTGCTGAAGGATGGCGAGCAGGTGCTTTACGGCACGCAGGCCATTCTTGCCCATCTGGCCAGGGTCTATGATCCCTCCGGCACATGGCTGCCGCTCGATCCCGCCGTCTTTTCCGGTGTCATGCAATGGACCTTGTTTTCAGCCGCGCCGCTCGGTTGTGCTGTCACGGCCCGGCGGGTGGCGCTGTTTGGCGGACCGGGCGATGTTGAGGTGCTGAAAGCGTCCTCGCGCGCCGCCTTCCGAATCATGGACGACCATATGACGCTGCGCCAGATGGATGGCTGCGAGTGGTTTGCCGGGGCAGGCCCGACCATTGCCGATCTCGCCCTGTTTCCAAGCTTTGCGCTCAGCCGCGACTACGGCATCGATCACGATGAATTTCCAGCGCTTCGGCGGTGGATAAGGCGGTTTCGCACGGTTGCTGGCTTTCGGACTATGCCGGGCATACCCGATTATCACTGA
- a CDS encoding Rieske (2Fe-2S) protein, whose protein sequence is MSIETAWVPVALSSSIEPGTSAGAVVDGAEIVVWRDAKGAAHVWEDRCPHRGMRMSFGFVRGDHIACLYHGWSYDTAGQCTHIPAHPDLDVPKTIRVTTYAAEERDGVIWAALADHADVASIPDLGVGLNVRSLYADCTIQQAMNVLKEAQLPTKEGILPAHFEVLTANAWRLEAGDLRVAIAVQVISAGRLALHLVTDAGSTALRPALARWAEALRLTLEAPSPLAQVA, encoded by the coding sequence ATGAGCATTGAAACAGCATGGGTGCCGGTGGCGCTGTCTTCGTCTATCGAGCCGGGAACCTCGGCTGGTGCTGTCGTTGATGGTGCGGAGATCGTCGTCTGGCGCGATGCCAAGGGGGCAGCGCATGTCTGGGAAGACCGCTGTCCGCATCGCGGCATGCGGATGAGCTTTGGCTTCGTGCGGGGTGACCATATTGCCTGTCTCTACCACGGATGGTCCTATGATACGGCGGGACAATGCACCCATATCCCGGCGCATCCCGATCTGGATGTGCCGAAGACCATCCGGGTGACGACCTATGCCGCCGAGGAGCGCGATGGCGTGATCTGGGCAGCACTTGCCGATCATGCCGACGTGGCCAGCATCCCGGATCTTGGTGTGGGCTTAAACGTGCGCAGCCTTTATGCGGATTGTACCATTCAACAGGCCATGAATGTGCTGAAGGAAGCGCAACTCCCGACCAAAGAGGGGATTTTACCCGCACATTTTGAGGTTCTCACGGCCAATGCCTGGCGGCTTGAGGCTGGTGATCTACGTGTTGCGATTGCAGTTCAAGTGATCTCCGCTGGAAGGCTTGCCCTCCATCTTGTGACCGATGCAGGATCGACGGCATTGAGACCGGCGCTTGCCCGCTGGGCAGAGGCACTGCGCCTGACACTTGAGGCGCCCTCCCCATTGGCACAGGTGGCCTGA
- a CDS encoding BMP family ABC transporter substrate-binding protein, with protein sequence MIDLRSLSRRGFLNMAAAGSASLALPGMVRSASAANTLAAIKEEDAVIGFGHVGPVTDEGWTWSHHQGVLAVKEKFPKLKKILEVENVPYSADATRTYRQFVSEGANMIFDTSSTGDFLHDVVRRAKDTAFMECNGHVTMDNLGWYYMAHWYPTYVVGVAAGHLSKTGKLGYVASFPVASVYASTNAFLMGARTVNPNATCQTITINSWFDPQAAAQAGTALIDNGCDFLFGIMDEAAYLQVAEKRGVWAAMWNTDIRRYGPNSYVSSIIIDFKEFYIDQVRKRLAGEWSPSESIFAMGAGVDRDSWGAKVPAEVGKAADDIRTKILGGWSPFVGELKDAKGAVRVAKGQKMTELELYNWDWSVEGVTGL encoded by the coding sequence ATGATCGACCTGCGCAGCCTTTCCCGTCGCGGTTTTCTCAACATGGCGGCAGCCGGCAGCGCCTCACTGGCGCTTCCCGGCATGGTGCGCTCTGCCTCAGCCGCCAATACCCTGGCGGCCATAAAGGAAGAGGACGCCGTGATTGGCTTCGGCCATGTCGGCCCGGTGACGGATGAAGGCTGGACCTGGTCGCACCATCAGGGTGTTCTCGCCGTCAAGGAAAAATTCCCCAAGCTGAAGAAGATCCTCGAGGTCGAGAACGTTCCCTATTCAGCGGATGCGACCCGCACCTATCGGCAATTCGTGTCGGAAGGCGCGAACATGATTTTCGATACGTCGTCTACCGGCGACTTCCTGCATGACGTGGTGCGCCGCGCCAAAGACACCGCCTTCATGGAGTGCAATGGCCATGTGACGATGGACAATCTCGGCTGGTATTATATGGCCCATTGGTATCCAACCTATGTGGTCGGCGTCGCCGCAGGGCATCTGTCGAAAACCGGCAAACTCGGTTACGTCGCCTCCTTCCCGGTTGCTTCGGTCTATGCCTCGACCAACGCCTTCCTGATGGGCGCGCGCACCGTCAACCCCAATGCCACCTGCCAGACCATCACCATCAATTCCTGGTTCGATCCGCAGGCCGCCGCCCAGGCTGGCACCGCGCTGATCGACAATGGCTGCGATTTCCTGTTCGGCATCATGGATGAGGCCGCCTATCTTCAGGTCGCCGAAAAACGCGGCGTCTGGGCTGCGATGTGGAACACCGACATCCGCCGCTATGGCCCGAATTCCTACGTGTCTTCGATCATTATCGACTTCAAGGAGTTCTATATCGATCAGGTCCGCAAGCGGCTGGCAGGCGAATGGTCGCCTTCGGAAAGCATCTTCGCCATGGGCGCAGGCGTTGACCGCGATAGCTGGGGCGCCAAGGTTCCCGCCGAAGTCGGCAAGGCGGCAGACGATATACGCACGAAAATCCTGGGCGGCTGGTCGCCGTTTGTCGGCGAATTGAAGGACGCCAAGGGCGCTGTGCGGGTGGCCAAGGGCCAGAAGATGACCGAACTCGAGCTTTATAATTGGGATTGGTCAGTGGAAGGCGTCACGGGGCTTTAA